A genomic region of Zalophus californianus isolate mZalCal1 chromosome 1, mZalCal1.pri.v2, whole genome shotgun sequence contains the following coding sequences:
- the LOC113918954 gene encoding mitotic interactor and substrate of PLK1, giving the protein MDRVTRYPIFSIPHSTRLAGLDPDGDTSYTFEVVDVAPAARGWGQDKPQAWPADREAPLNAARTGASYSPRAFPGRSTPWTLSSREGDKDEEAKTYRLDAGDTQPRWPRDLEKERWAVIQGQALRKNSSVATLHGTPGHPDPRSPGQPQPGPLEESAVDREQIDFLAAKQQFLSLEQANERGPLHPRARVAPAPAPAPPGLSQAPKASSGLLLPNGCDVPLKPQEREVLLQEKRVCGLPAASGIQAADDPGSRSQVGSPELPRETPIEREIRLAQEREADLREQRGLQRENSQQEMVEIPSRPLLTKVSLAAAPRRDRGRPSLYVQRDMAQETQREEDHRRREGSQATPSRLSPAPQSGLRRALSSDSILDLASDRGTAYPAPEVRKVGRIPADAYQPYLCPGSPQQDFAAFHVHGKPWGLSTDEAKAAGSPRATGSLRHLLEPSGNPLGMKPECSKPPQGRLQAHGGVVRWDYFHLSPLRFRVPDVPPRAEGPRVRGWEVGGTLASRLQRSQSSELLEREVESVLQREQEVAEERRNALFPEVFSPPPTEDNDGSDQDSRGSSAASGIVGSYSVPKSHFFSPIHLHSGLVWTAEAPAEASPEQRKKREQRYAGIKSLDHIDSEVLEATRVTHHKNAMARLWEAGIYTSVSQD; this is encoded by the exons ATGGACCGAGTGACCAGATACCCCATCTTCAGCATCCCTCACTCGACTCGCCTGGCTGGCCTGGACCCCGATGGGGACACCAGCTACACGTTTGAGGTGGTGGATGTGGCGCCGgcggccaggggctggggccaggacAAGCCACAGGCGTGGCCGGCCGACCGAGAGGCCCCGCTGAACGCGGCCAGGACTGGGGCGTCCTACAGCCCACGCGCCTTCCCCGGCCGGTCAACCCCGTGGACGCTCTCCTCCCGGGAGGGTGACAAGGATGAGGAAGCGAAGACCTACCGCCTGGACGCTGGGGACACCCAGCCTCGGTGGCCACGGGACCTGGAGAAGGAGCGCTGGGCGGTCATCCAGGGCCAGGCCCTCAGGAAGAACAGCTCGGTGGCCACGCTCCATGGCACCCCTGGCCACCCGGACCCCAGGAGCCCCGGCCAACCTCAGCCTGGGCCCCTGGAGGAGAGCGCCGTGGACAGGGAGCAGATCGACTTCCTGGCAGCGAAGCAGCAGTTCCTGAGTCTGGAGCAGGCCAATGAAAGGGGCCCTCTGCACCCTCGGGCTCGGgtggcccctgcccctgcccctgccccaccggGGCTCAGTCAGGCCCCCAAGGCCTCAAGTGGGCTGCTCCTGCCCAATGGGTGTGATGTCCCGCTGAAGCCCCAGGAGAGGGAGGTGCTCCTTCAAGAGAAGAGGGTCTGTGGCCTTCCGGCTGCATCTGGCATCCAGGCTGCGGATGACCCCGGCTCCCGGTCCCAAGTGGGGTCCCCGGAGCTCCCCAGGGAGACCCCCATCGAGCGGGAGATCCGGCTGGCCCAGGAGCGGGAAGCGGACCTGCGGGAGCAGAGGGGCCTACAGCGGGAGAACAGCCAGCAGGAGATGGTGGAGATACCCAGCAGGCCCCTGCTGACCAAGGTGAGCCTGGCCGCGGCCCCACGGCGGGACCGAGGGCGCCCGTCACTCTACGTGCAGCGGGACATGGCGCAGGAGACGCAGCGCGAGGAGGACCACCGGCGGCGGGAGGGCTCCCAGGCCACACCCAGCAGGCTCTCCCCGGCTCCCCAGTCTGGGCTCAGGAGAGCCCTTAGCTCAGACTCCATCCTGGACCTGGCCTCAGACAGGGGCACGGCTTACCCTGCCCCAGAGGTGAGGAAGGTGGGCCGCATCCCGGCGGATGCCTACCAGCCGTACCTGTGTCCTGGGAGCCCTCAGCAGGACTTCGCAGCCTTCCACGTGCACGGCAAGCCCTGGGGTCTCTCTACGGATGAGGCCAAGGCTGCGGGCTCTCCAAGGGCCACAGGGTCTCTGAGGCATCTCTTGGAACCCTCTGGAAACCCCCTAGGCATGAAGCCGGAGTGCTCCAAGCCGCCCCAGGGGCGCCTGCAAGCCCACGGAGGTGTCGTTCGGTGGGACTATTTCCACCTGAGCCCCCTGCGGTTCAGGGTCCCAGATGTGCCCCCGCGGGCCGAGGGCCCCCGTGTCcgaggctgggaggtgggggggaccCTGGCATCAAGGCTGCAAAGGTCCCAGTCGTCAGAGTTGctggagagggaggtggagagcGTCCTGCAGCGCGAGCAGGAGGTGGCCGAGGAGCGGCGGAATGCACTCTTCCCTGAGGTTTTCTCCCCGCCACCTACCGAGGACAATGACGGCAGTGACCAGGACTCCAGGGGCTCCTCTGCGGCCTCGG GCATCGTGGGCAGCTACTCGGTGCCCAAGTCCCACTTCTTCAGCCCCATCCACCTGCACTCAGGCCTGGTGTGGACGGCGGAGGCCCCTGCCGAGGCTTCTCCTGAGCAGAGGAAAAAGAGGGAGCAGCGG TATGCCGGCATCAAGTCCTTAGACCACATCGACTCAGAG GTCCTGGAAGCCACGCGGGTGACCCACCACAAGAATGCCATGGCGAGGCTCTGGGAAGCCGGTATCTACACCAGTGTGAGCCAGGACTGA